TACGGCTGCCCGCCGCATATGGTATCCTTGCGCTCCGTTCAGACAGGTGCAAGTGGAGGCGTAATGAAGTGGGCAGTCGTCGGTTTTCTCATCCTTTCCGTCCTGCACATCCATTTCCGCGGTAAGGTGCGCCTGCCGTTCGGCCGGCAGCTGTTCGACCATTCGTCGTTCATGGCGCCGATCAATATCTTCATGCACCTGTTCTCCCGGGTGCCGAGCACGCCCTATATCCCGGTCCGCGAATTTCCGGAACTCGATGTGTTGCAGCAGAATTGGGAAGTCATCCGTGACGAGGCGCTGAACCTGGTCGCGCTGCAGAAGATCAAAGCGTCCGAAGAGAACAACGACGCCGGCTTCAATTCCTTCTTCAAGACCGGCTGGAAGCGCTTCTACCTGAAGTGGTACGACGCCAGCCACCCGTCGGCCGAACGCCTGTGCCCGAAAACCTATGCGCTGCTGCAGGGGATTCCCTCGGTGAAGGCGGCGATGTTCGCCGAACTGCCGCACGGCGCCAAGCTGAATCCGCACCGCGATCCCTTCGCAGGCTCGATGCGCTACCACCTGGGCCTGGCCACGCCGAACGACGACCGCTGCTTCATCGAAGTCGACGGCCAGCGCTACAGCTGGCGCGACGGCCAGGGCGTGATCTTCGATGAAACCTTCATCCACTGGGCCGAGAACACCAGCGGCCAGGATCGCGTGATCCTGTTCTGCGACGTCGAGCGCCCACTGCGCTACGGCATGGGCGGCATCAACCGCTGGCTGGGCCGCACCATGATGACGGCCGCCGCCTCACCCAACGAGACCGGCGACCAGACCGGCCTGGTGAGCAAGCTGTTCCGGATCTCGCACGTGATGGGCCAGTACCGCCGCCGCTACAAGGCCTGGAACAAGACCGCGTACAAGGCGACCAAGGTCGGCCTGATCGTCGGCCTGGCCGCGCTGATCTACTACATTTAAAAGCACGCGTCACATAAAAACGGCGCGCCGGCCCGGGAGGGCGGCGCGCCGTTTCGTTTTACGCGCTCAGAACGAGAACGGCATCCTCAGCATCAGGGTGACGTCCGGGGTGTCGCGGGTCAGGCCGGCGCCCACCGAGACGTTCAGCGTGCGCTTGTCGCTCAGGCGGTAGGAATAGCCCAGCAGCAGGGTGCCCAGCTGGATGCGCACCGAGCCCGGCACCACCTGGCCGCCCTGGCGGGTGCGGGCTACCGAGTTGTGGTCGTAGCCGATGCTGAACGAGGCCTTTTCGTTCAGCGCCAGGCCCATGCCGAAGTTAAAGCCGAACACGTCGCCTGGTTTCACGTCGCCCAGGAACTCGCGCTCGCCGTTCAGCACGGTGCGGTAGACGTTGCCGCGCTTGAAGTTGTGGGTATAGCTGAAGCTGCCGAAGAAGATCGCCGGGTCGGACGGCATCAGCCAGGTGACGCTCGGCTGCAGGGAATAGAAGCCGGAGCCGGTCGGCAGGTCGAGCGGCAGGCCGGTGCCGGTGACGTTCTCGCCCAGGCAGCGGGTCTGGCAGTCGGTCACGACTTCGAAGGGATCGCGGCCGGTGCGCGACTTGAAGCGCAGGCCGGCAATGTAATACGGCTTGTCGATGCCGCCGTCGTTCAGCTGGTAGCGCCCGCTGAGCTCGACGTCGCCGACCGCCTTGCCGCTGGTGTCGAAGGCGCGTTCGGTGGCGGTGCCGGTGAACAGCTCGCGGCTGACCGTGGAGTCGCTGCGGTAGACGTAGGGGACCTTGGCCTCGAGTTCCAGGCGGTTATTGAAACCGTAGCGGAAGGTCGCCGCGGCGGTCGTCGTGTTGCGCTTGACCTCGCGCACGTCCAGCAGGCCGATCAGCAGGGCGGGAATCACCGTATAGCCGACCAGCGCCACCCGGTTGCTCGACGAGTAGCCGTACTGGACCGAGGGTTCGAACACCAGCTTGCCGCGCGGCGTCAGCACACCCGGCGTTTCGAAGATCGGCGCCACCTGCGGCGCGCGGCTGGCTTCGCTGGGCGGACGGCCGACCGTGTCGCCGCTGGCGATCGGCTGCGGCGACGGCGCCGGCGCGGCGCCGTTGTCCATCTGCTGGCCGTTGGCGGCCGCCGCGGCCGGGCCGGCGCCGCGCAGGCGGTCGAGCGAGTTGCCCGGCGCAGCGGACGGATAAGGCGCGGCCGGCTGTCCCGCCACCGGCGCGCTGATGGGCGACGGCAACAGCGCAGTCGCCGTGGCCGGCGGCTGCGGATTGCCGGTGCCGCGCACCGTGTCGAGCTGGCTGCCCGCCGTCACAGCGCCCGCGCGCAGCTGACGTTCCAGTTCGTCCACACGGGCTCGCTGTTCTTCCAGCTGTTGTCGCATGATCTTCAGCTGTTCCAATAGATCAGGGCCGGATTGGGCGCCGGCCGGGAAGGCCGCGAGGACAAGGCTGACGCCAATCACGCTCGACAGCGCTGGAAATTTTTGCATATTGCTTTTCTCCGGTAGAACCCGTCACCTTCCTGTGACGGCTGAGTTTAAGGCGTTCGCGAGCGTGGACTGGAAATTCATGTTTTGCAACATTCCGCGCGCGCTGACGTTGGCATTGATGATGGTCTGGTTACGGATCAACTGGTCGTTCAGGCTGTTCTGGATCATGGTGGCGCCCAGTGCGCTGCTGCCGAGCTGGACGTTGAGGTCGCCGACCCCGTTCTGGATCAGGTGGGCTTGGCCGGCGGCGTCGCCCGAGAGTTTCGAGATGCCGCCGGCCAGGCTGCCCAGGTCGCCCAGGTCCAGCTGGCTGCGTTCGACGACGTTGCCGTTGATGGTGACGATCCGTTCAATGCCGAGCGAGACGACGAGTCCGGTGTCGGTCTCGAAGCCGCCGCGCAGGGCGTCGAGGGCAGCCGGTTCGACCGCCTGCGCCGGGTCGAAGGGGTTGTCCGGCGCTTCCGCGAGCCCCTGGCCGGCGACCGCGGCGCAGGCCAGGAGCAGGCAGATCTTGACGGGGAGGCGCATGGTATCTCCTCTTAAAAGTCGGTTGGGCCGAATTTCGGCAGGCCCATGTAATCGATGCCGGTCCGGTCCACCGCGTCGCTCAGCGGCGCGCGCGGTGCGGCGCGCCAGTCGGCGGTGAGGTTGAACTGGGGCCGGGTCGGCGCTTCGTGGATCACGAACAGCAGCCGGGTCGGCCAGATGGATTCGAAATGTTCGCGCGTGATCGCGCGCGTGCCGCTGGACGGATCGCCGAGCAGGATGCGCCCGTCCTGGGCGCCCTTGATGACGACGAAGTGGTTGTAGCCTTTTTCGGAAATCAGCACGATGGCCGGCACCTTGGCCTCGACCAGCTTGTCGATCGGCTGGCGGAATCCGTCGGCCTTGAAGCCGATCGTCGCCAGGTAGCGCTGCATGTCGAGCAGCGAAAAGCCTTCGCGGCGGATCTTCTGCTGGTCGCCGTGCTCCCACATCGCCTGGAAGGCGGTGGTTTCGCTGATCGGGTAGCCGTAATGGTGGGTCAGCAGGGTGGCCAGCGCGGCCGAGCCGCAGCTGAAGTCGTACTGCTGGCGGGTGGTGGAAATGAACTTCAGTTCTTTCAGGCTGTGCACGGGAACATTGAAACGGGCGCCGCCCGCGATCGGCAGCTCGGCCGCATTCACGCAGGTGGCGCCCATCAGTGCGCACAGCAGCGCATTCAGCAGAAGCGGGGCGCTATGCTTCATTTGAATTGCACGTTGATGACGGTGGAACTCTGGATCAGTACGTTGGCGCCGCTGTTCTGGATCACGACCGGGATGCCGGACATGTTCGAGAACGCACCCGAATCGATCACGTTGCCTCCGGTGGAGACGTTGGTGGCGCTGTTGCCAGTCACGACGCCGTCGAGCTTGACGTCGGTCTTGGCGTCGGTGCCGCCGCGTGCCTGCTCGAGCTTGCCAAGGTCGGCCGCTGGCCCGAAGTCGAGGCCGAGACCGGACCGGGAGGGCGCGACCGCTGCCGGCTTCGCGTCCTGCTGCGCCGCCGGCGGGACGGTCCCGTCCTGGCCGGCTTCCGGCTCGCCCGGTCCGGCCCAGGCCGGAAACGCCAGAAGCGCGAGCACAGCGAAGCTGCACGCGCGCCTGACGACTCCCTGGTTGAATGATTGCTGCATTCTGTACCCCCGTTTGCTGGACTACCGGGTTACGCGACAACTGCGCCCGAGGGCGCAGCTGTCGTTTCACCCTCCGCGCCGCTTAGTGGCCGCCGACGTTCATGTTGCTCTGGACGTTGACGCTTTGCTGGACCAGAGACGAGATGCCGGTGTTCTGGCTGATGATCATCACGCCGGCCGCGCCCTGAGCGGTGCCGCTCATGTTGTTCGACATGTCGAAGTTGCCGGTGGTGACGCTGTTGGTACCGCCGGCGCCGCCCGCCGCTGCGCCGCCCATGCCGCCCTGGCCGTAGCCGGTGGTGATCGCTGCCAGGTCGCCGCCGCGGCCGCCGGTGCTGGTGCCGCCGGTGCCGCCGTTGCCGCCGTTGCCGGCGGTGGTGTTACCGACGGTGGCCGCGCCGGCCGTCGCAGTGCCCGAGGCCGACGAGCCGCTCGCGCCGCCGGCGCCTGCGGTGTTCGAGGCCGAGCCGCTGGTTCCGCCAGCCGCGCCTGCTGCGCCGGCGCCGCCGGCGCCGCCGGTCGAGGTAGCCGCTGCACCTGCACCGCCGGCGCCGGATGCGGCGGCGGTGTTGCCTGCGCCGTTACCGGCAGTGCTGGTGTGGCCGGCGCCTGCGCCGCCGGTGCCTGCGGTGGCGGTGCCGCCCGCTGCACCCGCGCCGCCGGCTGCGCCCGAACCGCCTGCGCCGCCTGCCGCGCCTGCGCCGCCGGCTGCGCCAGCGCCGCCGCTGGTGGTGCCAGCGGTAGCGGAGTTGGCGCCCGCGGTCACGGCGCCGCCGGTGGCCGACGGTGCGCCCGAGGTCGAGGCGCCGCTGGCGCCGCCGGTGCCCGGGGTGGCGTCGGAGCCGCCGCCGGCGCCGCCGGCGCCGGTGGTTGCCCAGCTGCCGCCGGCACGGGTCGTGCCGCTGGTTGCACTGCTGTTGCCGGTGGTGGCGCCGGCATTGCCTGCCGCGCCGCCCATGCCGCCAGCCGCGCCTGCGCCGCCCGCGCCACCGGCAGCGCCACGGCCGCCTGCTGCACCTGCGCCGCCCGCGCCGCCGGTTGCGCCGCCGGCGTAGCCGCCGTTGCCGCCCATGTTGCCGCCGGCATCGCCGCCGTTGGCGCCCGAAGCCGAGCCGCCGGCGCCGGTGGCGCCGCCGTAGCCGCCGTTGGCGGTCGAGCCGCCGCCTGCCGCGCCTGCGCCGCCCGCGCCGCCTGCGCCGCCGGCGCCAGTGGTGGCCGCAGCCGTACGGCCGCCGTCACCGGCTGCGCCGCTCGTCGAGGAGCCCGAGGTCGCGCCGCCTGCGGTGGCCGAGCCGTTGCTGGCCATGCCGCCGGCCGCGCCGCTTGCGCCGTTCGCGCCTGCTCCTGCAGCGCCTGCGCCCGAGGAGGCAGTCACGCCGCCGCTGGTGCCGGTCGCGCCGCGGCCGCCGTCACCGCCGGCGCCGTTGGCGTTGCCCGAATTGCTGGCGACGTTGCCGATGTTGCTGACGTTGTTGCCGGAGACCGAGCCGCTCAGGTTGCTCGTGGCCGTCGCGGTCGAGGTGTTGTAGGCATTCGAGAGGTTCGAGGTCGCGTTGCCATTGTTCGCCGCGGCGGCGCCGACGGCGTCGGCGCGTGCGGTGCCATTCTTGCCGGCGCTGCTGTCACTGTTGTCCGTGGTGCTGCGGTTGCTGCGGTCGCTGCTATCGGTGTTCGTGCTGGTGTTCGTCGCCGTACGGGTCGTGGTGACGGTGCTGCCGCCGCGGGCCACAACGGAATCATCGGCCTGCGCGCTCAGCGAGAAAGCGAGCGTGATGGCGGTTACGAGCAAAGTCTTGTTCATTCGTTTTCCCCTCTGGGTCTGATTGGTTGGTGACAGGTCGGCTGTATCGCCGACACTTTTGTCTATTGCACAACCAATGCCAGCTACACGGATGAGTTCGCTAAGTATTTGTTTTTGTTGACTTTGTGCGCATGGTCCTACGGCGCGGGTAGTACTTTTCCTGCATAATTTGCCGAATTTGCCGGCATACTGTTTCAAATCCGGTACAGAGGTGTCAACTTGGGTACTGCAACGTACACACCCGCGTTCACACCTTTGACACACCCTGTTACAGATGTGAAGAATGTGTGAACCCCTCAGGACCGCATGCCATGCTTGCTCAGAAGGCGGTACATCGTGGTGCGCGACACGCCCAGGTCGCGCGCCGCGCGGCTGACGTTCTGGCCGCTGCGGTCGAGGCAGTCGCGCAGGGCGGTTCGCTCCGAGCGCATCCGGGCGTCGTCCAGCGCCGCGGAGGTCGGGGCGGGAATCCCGGATGACAGTCCGAGGTCGTCGGGCGTGATCAGGCGCCCGTCGGACATCACCATCGCACGGCGCACGCGGTTGATCAGCTCGCGTACATTGCCAGGCCAGTCGTGGTCGAGGATGGCGGCGATCGCGCGGTCCGAAAAGCCTTTCAGGCGCGGCGCCTTCTCGCTCGTATAGACGTGGAAGAAGTGTTCGGCCAGGGCGACGATGTCCTCGCGCCGTTCGCGCAGGGGCGGAACCGTCACCGGCACCACGGCCAGGCGGTAGTACAGGTCTTCGCGGAAGTCGCCCTTCGCCACGGCCTGCTGCAGCTGCACGTGGGAGGCGGCGATCACGCGCACGTCGACCGGGATGTTGCGTGTGCTGCCCAGGCGGCAGATTGTCTTCTCCTGCAGGAAGCGCAGCAGGTTGGCCTGCAGATCCTTCGGCAGGTCGCCGATCTCGTCGAGGAACAGGGTGCCGCCATCGGCCGATTCGATCAGGCCGGCCTTGCTGCGGGTGGCGCCGGTGAATGCGCCGCGCTCGTAGCCGAACAGCTCGGAGTGGATCAGGGAGGGCGAGATCGCGCCGCAGTTGATCGGCACGAAGGGGCCGGCCGCGCGGTCGGATCCCGAATGGATGGCCTGGGCGGTCAGCTCCTTGCCGCTGCCGCTCTCGCCCCAGATCAGCACCGGCGCCCCGACCTTGGCGACCCGGTCGACCTGCGCGCGCAGACGCACGATCGCGTCGCACTGGCCGATCAGCGGCGAATCGGCATGCGCATGATCGATCAGCTGCTGGCGGCGGCGCTTCAGCATCGCCCAGCCGTGCGCATGCCCGAGGGTGTGCGACAGGCGCAGCGGATCGACCGGCGCGGTATGGTAGTCGCACAGGTGTTCGATGACCAGGTCGCGGCAGGGTGTCGATTCGAGGTCGCGCGGATTGAACACGCCGACCCATTGCATATTGCTGTGGCGGCGCAGGAATGCGTCGATTTCGCCCGGGCGCTGCTGTTCGCGGTCGTGCACCAGCAGTCCGACAAGGTAGTGGTTAGCGCGTAATTCTCGCCCGGCGTCGCCGAGGCTCGTGACGCTGCAGATCTCCCAGTCCGGCATGACACCGCGCAACAGGGTGTCCGTATCCGCGTGAGCCGGGGCGATGCACAGCAGGCGTTTATGGGCCAATCCATCCTCCATGTAAAACGGTCGGCCGGTCCTCGAATCGCGGCAGACATTGCATGAAGACCAGCGATAGTGACCTGCAGAGTGTAACCAAGTGTAAAAATGCAGGCCGCTCAATAGCCAGCGGGAAATAAACATTTATCAATTATCGTTTAGGCAATATTATGCCTTGCGTTCCGGAACGGTGGCGGACGATACAAATGCGCTCACCGTGGCGGAACAGGGATTCGGCGAGCCGGACCGGCCACCGCACGGCCATGCGGTGCGCTATAGTGGATTGAGGGACGCACGCGGAATCCCGCGGCGGACGGCAGGGACCGACAGGAGGTGTGATGGAAAGGGGACAGCAGGAATTCGTCCTGCAGGTGCTGGACACCGCGCAGGACCTGACGCTTGCGACCATCCGCCCGGATGGCTATCCGCAGGCGACCACGGTCAGCTTCGCCCACGAGGAAATGCTGATCTACGTCGGGATCGGCAGGAACAGCCAGAAGGCGAGGAACATCCGCGGCAACGGCAGGGTGTCGCTGACGATCAACCTGCCTTACCACGACTGGCGCGAGATCCGCGGCCTGTCGATGAGCGGCATGGCCGAGCTGCTCGACGATCCGCACGAGGCGGCGCTGGCGGCCGCCTGCCTGGAGCGGCGCTTCCCGGCAGTGTCGGAATGGGGCGGGCCGAACATGGCGCGCGAGGTCGCGTTCGTGCGGATCCGGCCGCAGATGGTGTCCATCCTCGATTACTCCAAGGGCTTCGGCCACACCGAGCTGGTGAGCGCGTAGCCGGGTCGTCGTCAGCGGATGCGGCGCACCTTGGGGGAGTTGTTGGTGCCTTCGATCTCGAGGAACAGGGTGCCGAAGGTATTGCGCGTCACCTTGACCTGCGGATTCTTCATCGGCGACAGCACGGCGCTGCTGCCGTCGATCACACGCCAGACCTGGCCGTTGGCGAGGTGGATCTGCGCGCCCGGTTCCCAGCCGGAAAACTCGCCCGGGATCGTGCTCTCGATCGACTGCGGTGTGGCTTCCTTCGTCTTGACCTGCTCGAGGCCGAAGCGCTGTTCGGCGTTCGCGGCAGCCGGCGCAGCGGCTGCGCCGGGCACTCCAGCGCCGAGCGGCATCCCGTCGTAGCAGGCGAGACGGGCCTGCTGATCGCCGAGGCTGCGGCATTTCAGGATGGCGGCATCGTCGGCCAGCGCGGCGCCGGTGACCGACAACAGGGACAGGGCCAGCAGCGGCGGCAGGCAGGAAACTTTCATCGAGCGCTTTCGAAAAATATGGCTGAGCCCGATTATAGTGGCTGCCTGCACCAGCTGTCTCAGGCGCGTGGCCGCTGGCGGTGGAAGACCAGCGGGCTGTACGGGATCGCGGAGGGCGGCGGCGAGTTCAGGATGTGCGGCTTCATCGCGCCGATGATGTGCATCTCGCAGGGCTTGCAATCGAACTTCAGGGTGTAGCGCTCGTCGCCGCTGACCAGGGTCATCGGTTCGGCCCGGACCTGGCCCTGCACGCCTTGCACGCCCTTGGCCTGCTTCGGACACAGGTTGAAGGAGAAGCGCAGGCAGTGCTTGGTGATCATCAGCGAGACCTCGCCCGGCTCTTCGTGCGCTTCGTAGGCCGCGGCGATCAGCTGCACGCCGTGCTTGTGGTAGAAGGCACGCGCCTTTTCATTGTAGACGTTGGCCAGGTAGCTGAGCTGTGCTTCCGGATACACGGCCGGCGGCTCGGCCGCCGGTGCACGTTCCGGACGCTCCCAGCTTGCCAGTCGCGCGGCCTCGTGGGCGGCGATGGCGTCGCGGCGCAGCGCGTTGATGCTGCTGGATGGCACGAACCAGGGCTGCGACAGCTGCAGCGCGACGGAACGGGCCTCGAACATGGTGTTGCCGAGCTTGCCCAGGCTGGTGCGCAGGCCGGCTTCGGCGGCCGCCGCCTGCTGGGCGGGCTGCAGCGCCAGCGCGGCATCGGCGTGGCTGGCGATGCCGTCTTCGTCGGTCACGCTCAGGCGCAGGCCGCCGTCGACCTCGGACAGCAGCAGGTCGACCGCCACCTTGCGCTCGGAGGATTTCTTGCTCAACGCCGATTCCCACTGGTGGTCGCGGTTGCGGCTGACCGCCGTGCCGACCTTCAGGCCCGGCAGGCTGGACACCGGTTCATTCGGGAACACGCGCCAGCGCTGGCCCTCGGCATCTTCGCCGAGCTTCTGCACGGTGTTGGCCTGGATGCCGACCGTCTCGCGCTTGTGCATGTAGTTCAGGCCGTCGCCGTTGGCCATCGGCGCATTCGTGACGAGGTCGAAGTTGTCGCCACCGATGCGCGCCACGGTGCCCAGTTCCACGCCGACGTACTTGGGCGAATCGAAGGCGCCGATGGTCTCCTTGCGGCCGGTAGCGAAATAATCGGTGTGGCCGCGGTGGAAGTTCTTGTCCACGTCCGGGGTAAACATGATGTTCGTGCGGCCGCTGGAGGCCGGCGCCAGTTCCGGACGGCGCTCCAGGATCTCGTCCAGCAGCAGCCGGTAGTGGGCAGTGATGTTCTTCACATAGCCCATGTCCTTGTAGCGGCCCTCGATCTTGAAGGAACGGATGCCGGCGTCGACCAGCGCTTCCAGGTTGCGGCTCTGGTCGTTGTCCTTCATCGACAGCAGGTGTTTTTCGAAGGCCACCACGCGGCCCTGGCCGTCCGACAGCGTATAGGGCAGGCGGCAGGCCTGCGAGCAGTCGCCGCGGTTGGCGCTGCGGCCATTATCGGCGTGCGAGATATAGCACTGGCCGGAGAAGGCCACGCACAGGGCGCCGTGGATGAAGTACTCGAGCGGCGTCTCGACCTGGGCGCGGATCGCCTTGATCTGCTCGATGGTCAGCTCGCGCGCCAGCACCAGCTGGCTGAAGCCGACCTGGCTGAGGAATTTCGCCTTTTCGACCGTGCGGATGTCGCACTGGGTCGAGGCGTGCATCTGGATCGGCGGCAGGTCCAGTTCCAGCAGGCCCATGTCCTGGATGATCAGGGCGTCGACGCCGGCCTTGTACAGGTCCCAGATCTGCTTCCGCGCCGTTTCCAGCTCGGCATCGTGCATGATCGTGTTCATGGTCACAAAGATGCGCGACCGGTAGCGGTGCGCGAACTCGACCAGCGCGGCGATGTCTTCCAGCGGATTGCTGGCGTTGTGGCGGGCGCCGAAGGCCGGGCCGCCGATGTACACCGCATCCGCGCCGTGCAGGATGGCTTCGCGTCCGATCTCGGCGGTTTTGGCGGGGGACAGCAGTTCGAGCTGGTGGGCGAGCAGTGACATGGGGTTTCCTGGCAAATCGGCGAACCGAAAGCCGGAAATTATAGTCGGATCAACGGCTTATGTCACCGTTCGCACCCTTCCACCCGAGCCGGGACATGCAGCGCCGCAGGCGATCACCAGCCGGATCGCGACGTCCGGCAAGCGCCACCAGCCCCTTCACGATCGTCAGCACGATCAGGATGCCGACGATATCGCCGACAATCATTGCGAGCAGCGCGGTCCAGTCCATCAGCCCCGTCAGGACCCACATCAGAGCATGGTGAAAGATCGGACTCATCATGCCGCACAAGACGCCGGTGAACAGAAGCCGCGGGACGGTCAAGCCTTCCAGCCGCGGCTTCAGGAAGAACCAGTGCCGGGCAAACAGCGATGCCACATAAGGGCCCGCCGCTCCCGCAAAAGCGCCGCTCCACGCACGGAAGTCGCTGTGGAATTCGAAATGATGAAAGTTCAGGTAAATGCCGGCCAGCAGCAAGCCTTCGAAGCCGGCGAGCCCGAAGAGCAAGGTCGCGAGCAGGCGGATGCCTGCCGGCAAGAAGATCCAGTTGACGCCATTGCTCTGCTCGAAGCGCAGGAATGCCAGCTCGTTGAGCCCATTCAGGCAAAGAAAGACGACCGTTGTGAGAAGGACACAGGCAAGGTGCCGTCCAATTTTGTGCGTCAGATTCTTCATATTACTCAACAAGCAAGATACGTTGCACTATGACAAGTGTATTCTAGCCTGTCGAGTAATCCAGTGCCCGTTTCAGCGCCTGTTTTTTCCGCCCGAGCCCAGTTCGCGCCAATCGCTCTCGTTCAGCTCCACGTCGAACTTCTTCGCTGCGGCGCGGATACGCTTCCAGGCCTCGTCCCGCTCGGCGTCGGTGACATCCTTGACCTGGTCGAAGCGGGCGATGGCATTGCGCACGTGGCTGGCGTCTTCCAATGGTTCTTTTTTCTGCTTGGGAAAGGCGAATTCGCGGCCCGGCATGTCGTTCCGGCCTTCCTGGTCGAGCTTGCTCATGATGTTCTCCTCGTCGCTTCGATTCGCACCGCAATCGACTTTGCGGCCGGCACATAGGCCTCCTTCGCATGGTGCCACAGCGGCAGCAGCGGATTGCATTCCGGGTAGTAGCCGGCGATGCAGCCGGGCGGCACCGGATACTCCATCACCTTCAGGCCGTCCACGCGGCGCTCGACGCCGTCGTTCGTGGCGGTCACGGCCGACACCCGCTGGCCGTCCTCCAGGCCGCGCGCGTCCATGTCGGCGCGCGACATCAGGAGCACCTTGCGGTCGCCCGTCACACCGCGGAAACGGTCGTCCAGGCTGTAGATGGTGGTGTTGAACTGGCCGTCGCTGCGCACCGTGAACAGGCGCAGCGTGTCCGGATGGTCGGGCAGGTCCGGATCGACGACCAGGCTGTCGGGCAGCGTGAAATTGGCCTTGCCGGTCGGGGTGTTCCATTGGCGCTTGGCGGCCGCGACCGGCTTGCGGAAGCCGCCCGGCGTCCACATCCGCTCGTTGAAGTCGTGGAAGATCTCCGGATAGGTCCGGGCGATGGCCTCGCGGATCCTGCCGTAGTCGGCCACCCAGGCGTCCCAGTCGACCTTCGGGTTCGGAGGAAGCAGGGCCTTGGCGATGCCGGCGACGATGGCCGGCTCCGACAGCAGCGTGTCCGCCGCCGGTTCGGCCATCCCGCGCGAGCCGTGCATGCAGCCGGTCGAGTCCTCGACCGACACCGCCTGTTCCACGCCGCCCTGGCGGTCGATCTCGATCCGGCCCAGGCACGGGAGGATGTAGGCGGCCTGGCCATGCACCAGGTGGCTGCGGTTCAGCTTGGTTGAAATCTGCACCGTCAACGGCAGCGAACGCCAGGCGGGGTCCATCGCTCCGTGGTCGGGCACGGCCCGCACCAGGTTGCCGCCCAGGCTGACCAGGGCCTTGACCTTGCCGTCCTGGATGCCCTTGCAGGCCTCGACCGTGTTCAAACCCTTGTCGCGCGGCGGCTCGAAGCCGTACAGTTCCTTCAGCTTGTCGAGCGGCGCCAGCTCCGGCTTTTCGGTGATGCCGACCGTGCGCTGACCCTGCACATTGGAGTGGCCCCGCACCGGGCAGATGCCGGCGCCCGGCTTGCCGATATTCCCGCGCAGCAGGAGCAGGTTGACCAGCATCTGCACGTTCTGCACGCCGTTGCGGTGCTGGGTCAGGCCCATGCCGTAGATGCCGATGACGGCCTGCGCGCCCATGTAGACGCGGGCCGCGTCGCGCAGGTCGGCGCGGTCGAGGCCGGATTCCTGCTCGATCTCGCTCCAGGAAATGGCGCGCACCTTGTCGGCGTATTCCTCGAAACCGTGGGTGTGCCTGGCGATGAAATCCTTGTCGAGGGCCGGTTCGATTCCCTGCTTGGCGGCCGCGTCGTCGGCTTCGATCACCGCCTTGCACAGGCCCACCAGCGCGGCCGTGTCGCCGCCCGCCCTGACCTGGTGGTACTGGGTGCTGATCGGGGTTTCGGAACCGGTCAGCATTTCGGTCGGCGATTGCGGATTGGTGAAGCTGACCAGGCCGCGTTCGCGCAGCGGATTGAAGGTGATGATGGGCACGCCGCGCTTGCGCGCTTCCTGCAGCTGGTGCAGCATGCGCGGGCTGTTGACGCCCACGTTCTGGCCGAAGAACAGGATGCAGTCGGTGCGCGCGAAGTCGTCGAGGACGACGGTGCCGATCGGCACGCCGATGCTCTTCGGCAGCGCCACCGAGGTGCTTTCGTGGCACATGTTCGAGCTGTCCGGCAGATTATTGTTGCCGTACATGCGCGCCAGCAACTGATACATATAGGACGTTTCCAGCGAAGCACGGCCGGAGCTGTAGAACACCACGCTCTTCGGCTCGAGCTGGCGCAACCTGGCGCCGATCTCGCTGAAGGCCTGGTCCCAGGAAATCTGGACATAGTGGTCGGACGCGGCGTCCCAGCGCAGCGGCACCGTCAGGCGGCCGAGGTCTTCGAGGTCATGGTCGTGCCAGCGCTCCAGGGATTGCACCGTGTGCTGGGCGAAGAAATCGGGATCGATATGCTTGCTGGTGA
This window of the Massilia sp. WG5 genome carries:
- a CDS encoding U32 family peptidase translates to MSLLAHQLELLSPAKTAEIGREAILHGADAVYIGGPAFGARHNASNPLEDIAALVEFAHRYRSRIFVTMNTIMHDAELETARKQIWDLYKAGVDALIIQDMGLLELDLPPIQMHASTQCDIRTVEKAKFLSQVGFSQLVLARELTIEQIKAIRAQVETPLEYFIHGALCVAFSGQCYISHADNGRSANRGDCSQACRLPYTLSDGQGRVVAFEKHLLSMKDNDQSRNLEALVDAGIRSFKIEGRYKDMGYVKNITAHYRLLLDEILERRPELAPASSGRTNIMFTPDVDKNFHRGHTDYFATGRKETIGAFDSPKYVGVELGTVARIGGDNFDLVTNAPMANGDGLNYMHKRETVGIQANTVQKLGEDAEGQRWRVFPNEPVSSLPGLKVGTAVSRNRDHQWESALSKKSSERKVAVDLLLSEVDGGLRLSVTDEDGIASHADAALALQPAQQAAAAEAGLRTSLGKLGNTMFEARSVALQLSQPWFVPSSSINALRRDAIAAHEAARLASWERPERAPAAEPPAVYPEAQLSYLANVYNEKARAFYHKHGVQLIAAAYEAHEEPGEVSLMITKHCLRFSFNLCPKQAKGVQGVQGQVRAEPMTLVSGDERYTLKFDCKPCEMHIIGAMKPHILNSPPPSAIPYSPLVFHRQRPRA
- a CDS encoding DUF6582 domain-containing protein, giving the protein MSKLDQEGRNDMPGREFAFPKQKKEPLEDASHVRNAIARFDQVKDVTDAERDEAWKRIRAAAKKFDVELNESDWRELGSGGKNRR
- a CDS encoding FdhF/YdeP family oxidoreductase; protein product: MEKEGSGHEPTTPAGGWGSLKEVGGILMQERIPPQRAAILLKQNKPDGYACVSCAWAKPAHPHPAEFCESGAKATAWEVTSKHIDPDFFAQHTVQSLERWHDHDLEDLGRLTVPLRWDAASDHYVQISWDQAFSEIGARLRQLEPKSVVFYSSGRASLETSYMYQLLARMYGNNNLPDSSNMCHESTSVALPKSIGVPIGTVVLDDFARTDCILFFGQNVGVNSPRMLHQLQEARKRGVPIITFNPLRERGLVSFTNPQSPTEMLTGSETPISTQYHQVRAGGDTAALVGLCKAVIEADDAAAKQGIEPALDKDFIARHTHGFEEYADKVRAISWSEIEQESGLDRADLRDAARVYMGAQAVIGIYGMGLTQHRNGVQNVQMLVNLLLLRGNIGKPGAGICPVRGHSNVQGQRTVGITEKPELAPLDKLKELYGFEPPRDKGLNTVEACKGIQDGKVKALVSLGGNLVRAVPDHGAMDPAWRSLPLTVQISTKLNRSHLVHGQAAYILPCLGRIEIDRQGGVEQAVSVEDSTGCMHGSRGMAEPAADTLLSEPAIVAGIAKALLPPNPKVDWDAWVADYGRIREAIARTYPEIFHDFNERMWTPGGFRKPVAAAKRQWNTPTGKANFTLPDSLVVDPDLPDHPDTLRLFTVRSDGQFNTTIYSLDDRFRGVTGDRKVLLMSRADMDARGLEDGQRVSAVTATNDGVERRVDGLKVMEYPVPPGCIAGYYPECNPLLPLWHHAKEAYVPAAKSIAVRIEATRRTS